Proteins encoded within one genomic window of Sphingomonas cannabina:
- a CDS encoding DsbA family protein, with product MTLRPFLLALLLVAAGAVGGAAVLGLQALRPAPAAGDVRGYLLAHPEVLPEAMNALRERESAKAVAANRGAIVDPFPGAVGGNPNGDVTVVAFMDYACGYCRASLPALAELVKVDPGVRIVYRELPILSPESRTAAEWSLAAAEQGKFMPFHEALYAAGRVNQATIAAAAAAAGLDRTRASAVARSQPVAAEIAKNLKTAGELGVTGTPSWVIGDRFASGAIGYDALVEAVKAARAKS from the coding sequence TTGACCCTGAGACCCTTTCTCCTCGCGCTGCTGCTGGTGGCGGCAGGCGCCGTCGGCGGCGCGGCCGTGCTCGGCCTCCAGGCGCTGCGCCCGGCTCCGGCCGCCGGCGACGTGCGCGGCTATCTCCTCGCCCATCCGGAGGTGCTCCCCGAGGCGATGAACGCGCTGCGCGAGCGCGAGAGTGCCAAGGCGGTGGCGGCGAACCGCGGCGCGATCGTCGATCCCTTCCCGGGCGCAGTCGGCGGCAATCCGAACGGCGACGTCACCGTGGTCGCCTTCATGGACTATGCGTGCGGCTATTGCCGCGCGAGCCTGCCCGCGCTCGCCGAGCTGGTGAAGGTCGATCCGGGCGTCCGCATCGTCTACCGCGAGCTGCCGATCCTCTCGCCCGAGAGCCGCACCGCCGCCGAATGGAGCCTGGCCGCGGCCGAGCAGGGCAAGTTCATGCCTTTCCACGAGGCGCTCTACGCCGCCGGCCGCGTGAACCAGGCGACGATCGCCGCCGCCGCGGCCGCCGCCGGCCTCGACCGCACCCGCGCAAGTGCGGTGGCACGCTCGCAGCCGGTGGCGGCGGAGATCGCCAAGAACCTCAAGACCGCGGGCGAGCTGGGCGTGACCGGCACGCCGAGCTGGGTGATCGGCGACCGATTCGCCTCGGGCGCGATCGGCTATGACGCGCTGGTCGAGGCGGTGAAGGCGGCCCGGGCGAAAAGCTAG
- a CDS encoding ABC transporter ATP-binding protein, with protein sequence MQSILAVSGVSKTYASGHQALKHVDLDIRKGEIFALLGPNGAGKTTLISIICGIVTPSTGTITVAGHDALADYRAARSRIGLVPQELSVDMFESVLATVRFSRRLFGRAGHDAYIEQLLKDLSLWDKRDAKIMELSGGMKRRVLIAKALSHEPDILFLDEPTAGVDVSLRRDMWKLIGSLRERGTTIILTTHYIEEAEEMADRVGVINKGELLLVEDKTELMKKLGKREMDIALVEPLAAIPPELGEWHLTLENEGRTLRYVFDAQAERTGIPSLLRKLPDLGIAFKDLETSKSSLEDIFVDLVEHK encoded by the coding sequence GTGCAATCGATCCTCGCCGTCTCCGGCGTCAGCAAGACCTATGCGTCCGGCCATCAGGCCCTGAAACACGTCGATCTCGACATCCGCAAGGGCGAGATCTTCGCGCTGCTCGGCCCCAACGGCGCGGGCAAGACCACGCTGATCAGCATCATCTGCGGCATCGTCACGCCATCGACCGGCACGATCACCGTCGCCGGGCATGACGCGCTCGCCGACTATCGCGCCGCGCGCAGTCGGATCGGGCTGGTGCCGCAGGAGCTGTCGGTCGACATGTTCGAATCGGTGCTCGCCACCGTCCGCTTCTCGCGCCGGCTGTTCGGCCGGGCGGGGCACGACGCCTATATCGAGCAGCTGCTCAAGGACCTGTCGCTGTGGGACAAGCGCGACGCCAAGATCATGGAGCTGTCCGGCGGCATGAAGCGCCGCGTGCTGATCGCCAAAGCGCTCAGCCACGAGCCCGACATCCTGTTCCTCGACGAACCCACCGCCGGTGTCGACGTGTCGCTCCGCCGCGACATGTGGAAACTGATCGGGAGCCTCAGGGAACGCGGCACCACCATCATCCTCACCACCCATTATATCGAGGAAGCGGAGGAGATGGCCGACCGCGTCGGCGTCATCAACAAGGGCGAGCTGCTGCTGGTCGAGGACAAGACCGAGCTGATGAAGAAGCTCGGCAAGCGCGAGATGGACATCGCGCTGGTCGAACCGCTGGCGGCGATCCCGCCCGAGCTCGGCGAATGGCACCTGACCCTGGAGAACGAGGGCCGGACGCTGCGCTACGTGTTCGACGCGCAGGCGGAGCGCACCGGCATCCCGTCGCTGCTGCGCAAGCTTCCCGATCTGGGGATCGCCTTCAAGGACCTCGAGACCTCCAAGTCGAGCCTCGAGGACATCTTCGTCGACCTGGTGGAGCACAAGTGA
- a CDS encoding ABC transporter permease: MGFNHHGVWAIYRFEMARALRTLWQSLVTPVITTALYFVVFGGAIGSRMQELDGVGYGSFIVPGLIMMNLLQLSISNASIGIYFPKFTGTMFELLSAPVSAMEMVLGYVGAAATKSIVIGLIILFTAMLFVPVPIAHPFMMLAMLVLTALTFSLLGFIIGIWAKGFEQLSFVPALVVTPLTFLGGAFYTINMLPEPWRTVSLANPVVYLVSGFRWSFFDKGDVSIWVSLGFTAAFLLLCLGVVGWIFRTGWRLKN; the protein is encoded by the coding sequence ATGGGGTTCAACCACCACGGCGTCTGGGCGATCTATCGTTTCGAGATGGCGCGGGCGCTGCGCACGCTCTGGCAGAGCCTGGTCACGCCGGTGATCACCACCGCGCTCTACTTCGTCGTGTTCGGCGGCGCGATCGGCAGCCGGATGCAGGAGCTCGACGGCGTCGGCTACGGCAGCTTCATCGTGCCGGGGCTGATCATGATGAACCTGCTCCAGCTGTCGATCTCCAACGCGTCGATCGGCATCTACTTCCCCAAGTTCACCGGCACGATGTTCGAGCTGCTCTCGGCGCCCGTCTCGGCGATGGAGATGGTGCTGGGCTATGTCGGCGCGGCGGCGACCAAGTCGATCGTGATCGGGCTGATCATCCTGTTCACGGCGATGCTGTTCGTCCCCGTGCCGATCGCGCATCCGTTCATGATGCTGGCGATGCTGGTGCTGACGGCGCTGACGTTCAGCCTCCTGGGCTTCATCATCGGCATCTGGGCCAAGGGGTTCGAGCAGCTCTCGTTCGTGCCCGCGCTGGTGGTCACGCCGCTGACCTTCCTCGGCGGCGCCTTCTACACGATCAACATGCTGCCCGAGCCGTGGCGGACGGTCAGCCTCGCCAACCCGGTGGTCTATCTGGTGAGCGGCTTCCGCTGGAGCTTCTTCGACAAGGGTGACGTGTCGATCTGGGTGAGCCTCGGGTTCACTGCGGCCTTCCTGCTGCTGTGCCTGGGGGTGGTGGGGTGGATCTTCCGGACCGGCTGGCGGCTGAAGAACTGA
- the glpX gene encoding class II fructose-bisphosphatase, whose amino-acid sequence MPSASKILDRVLVLEMVRVTEAAAIAAAKLVGRGNEKDADAAAVEAMRHALNDLYMDGTVVIGEGERDEAPMLYIGEKVGSAIGKGPKIDIALDPLEGTTITAKAGPNALAVLAIAEEGCLLNAPDVYMDKIAVGPGYPEGVIDLAKSPTENVKAIAAAKGVAPNEIIACVLDRPRHEKLIAELRAVGCGIMLIPDGDVAGVIATTDPDTTIDVYMGAGGAPEGVLACAALRCVGGQFKGRLLFRNDDERARARKWGIEELDKIYDLTELAKGDCIFAATGVTDGSLLAGVKRKGAKMTTESVVMRASSGTVRWVKGEHRVG is encoded by the coding sequence ATGCCGTCTGCGAGCAAGATCCTCGATCGCGTGCTGGTGCTGGAGATGGTCCGCGTGACCGAGGCGGCGGCGATCGCCGCCGCGAAGCTGGTCGGACGCGGCAACGAGAAGGACGCCGACGCCGCCGCGGTCGAGGCGATGCGCCATGCGCTGAACGACCTCTACATGGACGGCACCGTCGTGATCGGCGAGGGCGAGCGCGACGAGGCGCCGATGCTCTACATCGGCGAGAAGGTCGGCAGCGCGATCGGCAAGGGACCGAAGATCGACATCGCGCTCGATCCGCTCGAGGGCACCACCATCACCGCCAAGGCCGGACCCAACGCGCTCGCGGTGCTGGCGATCGCCGAGGAAGGCTGCCTGCTCAACGCCCCCGACGTCTATATGGACAAGATCGCGGTCGGCCCCGGCTATCCCGAGGGCGTGATCGACCTCGCCAAGAGCCCGACCGAGAACGTCAAGGCGATCGCCGCCGCCAAGGGCGTGGCGCCGAACGAGATCATCGCCTGCGTGCTCGACCGCCCGCGCCACGAGAAGCTGATCGCCGAGCTGCGCGCGGTCGGCTGCGGCATCATGCTGATCCCCGACGGCGACGTCGCCGGGGTGATCGCGACCACCGATCCCGACACCACCATCGACGTCTACATGGGCGCCGGCGGCGCGCCCGAGGGCGTGCTGGCCTGCGCGGCGCTGCGCTGCGTCGGCGGGCAGTTCAAGGGGCGCCTCCTCTTCCGCAACGACGACGAGCGTGCCCGCGCCCGCAAATGGGGCATCGAGGAGCTCGACAAGATCTACGACCTCACCGAGCTCGCCAAGGGCGACTGCATCTTCGCCGCGACCGGCGTCACCGACGGATCGCTGCTGGCGGGCGTCAAGCGCAAGGGCGCCAAGATGACCACCGAGAGCGTGGTGATGCGCGCGTCGTCGGGGACGGTACGCTGGGTAAAGGGCGAACATCGGGTCGGGTGA
- a CDS encoding homoserine dehydrogenase: MTKPLRVALAGLGTVGGGVIRLIDANRELIARRAGRPIEVVAVSARDRAKDRGVDISRFTWVDDTAALANHAEADVVVELVGGSDGPALALARATLAAGKGFVTANKAMMAHHGLELAEAAEAKGTALKFEAAVAGGVPVIKSLREGAAANEIGRVYGILNGTCNFILSKMEAEGRGFDEVLAEAQALGYAEADPSFDIDGVDAAHKLSILASLAFGTRPAFGQVEVTGIRHVIAADIAEAAALGFRVRLVGIAEAGAHGLFQRVHPHLVPLDHPLAHVVGSTNAVVAEGNYVGRLLFQGAGAGDGPTASAVVADLIDIARGEFGPPYAMPAASLNELPVADSGERRGRAYLRFTVPDKVGVLAEIAAAMRDAGVSIESLIQRGAAEDGSVLVAIVTHEVQERAVAQALEKLRGSQSVAGQPMWMPLLGG; encoded by the coding sequence ATGACCAAACCGTTGCGCGTCGCTCTCGCAGGTCTCGGCACCGTCGGCGGCGGGGTGATCCGGCTGATCGACGCCAATCGCGAGCTGATCGCGCGGCGCGCCGGGCGACCGATCGAGGTGGTCGCGGTCTCCGCGCGCGATCGCGCCAAGGATCGCGGGGTCGACATCTCGCGCTTCACCTGGGTCGACGATACCGCCGCGCTCGCCAATCACGCCGAGGCGGACGTGGTGGTCGAGCTGGTCGGCGGCTCGGACGGGCCGGCGCTGGCACTCGCCCGTGCAACGCTCGCGGCGGGCAAGGGCTTCGTCACCGCCAACAAGGCAATGATGGCACACCACGGGCTCGAACTGGCGGAAGCGGCGGAGGCGAAGGGCACCGCGCTCAAGTTCGAGGCGGCGGTCGCGGGCGGCGTGCCCGTGATCAAGAGCCTGCGCGAGGGCGCCGCCGCCAACGAGATCGGCCGTGTCTACGGCATCCTCAACGGCACCTGCAATTTCATCCTGTCGAAGATGGAGGCGGAAGGCCGCGGCTTCGACGAGGTGCTCGCCGAGGCGCAGGCGCTGGGTTATGCCGAGGCCGATCCCAGCTTCGACATCGATGGCGTCGACGCCGCGCACAAGCTGTCGATCCTCGCCAGCCTCGCCTTCGGCACGCGGCCGGCGTTCGGCCAGGTTGAGGTGACCGGCATCCGCCACGTCATCGCCGCCGACATCGCCGAGGCGGCCGCCCTCGGTTTCCGCGTGCGGCTGGTCGGCATCGCCGAGGCCGGCGCGCACGGGCTGTTCCAGCGCGTCCATCCGCATCTCGTGCCGCTCGACCACCCACTCGCGCATGTCGTCGGCTCGACCAATGCGGTGGTGGCGGAGGGGAATTACGTCGGCCGGCTGCTGTTCCAGGGCGCCGGCGCCGGGGACGGGCCGACCGCGAGCGCCGTCGTCGCCGACCTCATCGACATCGCGCGCGGCGAGTTCGGTCCGCCCTACGCGATGCCTGCCGCCTCGCTGAACGAGCTGCCCGTCGCCGATTCCGGCGAGCGGCGTGGGCGCGCCTACCTGCGCTTCACCGTGCCCGACAAGGTCGGCGTGCTCGCCGAGATCGCGGCGGCGATGCGCGATGCCGGGGTCTCGATCGAGAGCCTGATCCAGCGCGGCGCCGCGGAGGACGGCAGCGTGCTGGTCGCGATCGTCACGCACGAGGTGCAGGAGCGCGCGGTCGCGCAGGCGCTGGAGAAGCTGCGCGGATCGCAGAGCGTCGCCGGTCAGCCGATGTGGATGCCGCTGCTCGGCGGTTAG